The following are encoded together in the Dermacoccus nishinomiyaensis genome:
- a CDS encoding TIGR03936 family radical SAM-associated protein — protein MLVARQRVPEGPPPAPAVQKVSVRYAKRGRLRFSSTRDFQRALERAVRRAGVPMAFSAGFHPHPRISYANAAPTGAASEAEYFQLQLTQQCDLEALRAALDESLPQDMAVLRVVEAAPGALADLLQASVWQLDFEGVTLEKITDAVATFMDRAELLVTRMTKSGAREFDVRQAILASDVVLVRAGDADGRDLVRWTMTIQHTTPAVRPIDVMTGLTELTGLQVPRSPLMTRLAQGVLEASGRVIDPFDA, from the coding sequence GTGCTCGTGGCACGTCAGCGAGTTCCCGAAGGTCCGCCCCCCGCACCCGCCGTCCAGAAGGTCTCGGTGAGGTACGCCAAGCGCGGACGTCTGCGTTTCTCCTCGACGCGTGACTTCCAGCGCGCCCTCGAGCGTGCCGTGCGTCGCGCGGGGGTGCCGATGGCGTTCTCCGCAGGCTTCCACCCGCACCCGCGTATCTCGTACGCGAACGCCGCGCCGACGGGGGCCGCCTCCGAGGCCGAGTACTTCCAGCTGCAGTTGACGCAGCAGTGCGACCTCGAGGCGCTGCGCGCAGCGCTCGACGAATCGTTGCCGCAGGACATGGCCGTGCTGCGCGTCGTCGAGGCCGCACCCGGAGCGCTCGCCGACCTGCTCCAGGCCAGCGTGTGGCAGCTCGATTTCGAAGGCGTCACGCTCGAGAAGATCACCGACGCCGTGGCGACGTTCATGGATCGCGCCGAGCTGCTCGTCACCCGCATGACGAAGTCGGGTGCGCGCGAGTTCGACGTGCGTCAGGCCATCCTCGCCTCCGACGTCGTGCTCGTGCGCGCCGGCGATGCCGACGGGCGTGACCTCGTGCGCTGGACGATGACGATCCAGCACACGACGCCCGCGGTGCGCCCCATCGACGTCATGACCGGTCTCACCGAGCTGACGGGCCTGCAGGTGCCGCGTTCGCCGCTCATGACGCGTCTCGCGCAAGGCGTCCTCGAAGCCAGCGGCCGCGTCATCGACCCGTTCGACGCCTGA
- a CDS encoding OpgC domain-containing protein has protein sequence MSPRRARRGVHRRDARVDMLRGLALVSMFVAHCAPDDGPFRLAALTEFATAPLFALLIGISAMLADRGNAGLTVAFVRAGVRAAVLVALGLWIEPWGAQVDVVLVYLALPTLLAPLLVRLPDTVLLGIATMSWAAAPALLSWGRTRSTEALVAGDDVGHRLWDVVVAGPHYRLTTLLVFTCLGIVLWRWTRAVPAWSAGLAGLVALAGAALLMAAKTSGRLAFEPYDGSHLEIVLEALLVGGFALAWFAVVPERFCLPALAAAGSMTLSVYVLQIAYLAWYVRELHPSERDDAWGNVGVLCVGALVLPMAWRSLVSREPWSRGPLEGATAAVTRGIR, from the coding sequence ATGAGCCCACGACGTGCTCGCCGCGGCGTCCACAGGCGCGATGCGCGCGTCGACATGCTGCGCGGGCTCGCCCTCGTGTCGATGTTCGTCGCCCACTGCGCCCCGGACGACGGCCCGTTCCGACTGGCGGCGTTGACCGAGTTTGCGACGGCGCCGTTGTTCGCGCTTCTCATCGGCATCAGCGCGATGCTCGCGGACCGGGGCAACGCCGGGCTGACCGTCGCGTTCGTCCGGGCCGGGGTGCGCGCGGCCGTGCTCGTCGCGCTCGGGTTGTGGATCGAGCCGTGGGGTGCGCAGGTCGACGTCGTCCTCGTCTACCTCGCCCTGCCGACGCTGCTCGCGCCCCTGCTGGTGCGGCTGCCCGACACGGTGCTGCTCGGGATCGCCACGATGTCCTGGGCTGCCGCACCCGCCCTGCTGAGCTGGGGCCGCACCCGCAGCACCGAGGCTCTCGTCGCCGGCGACGACGTGGGCCACCGTTTGTGGGACGTCGTGGTCGCGGGGCCGCACTACCGCCTGACGACGCTGCTCGTCTTCACCTGCCTCGGCATCGTGCTGTGGCGCTGGACGCGCGCCGTCCCCGCGTGGAGCGCGGGCCTGGCGGGCCTCGTCGCACTCGCAGGGGCCGCGTTGCTCATGGCGGCGAAGACGTCGGGGCGCCTCGCGTTCGAACCGTACGACGGCAGTCACCTCGAGATCGTGCTCGAGGCGCTGCTCGTCGGGGGATTCGCGCTCGCCTGGTTCGCCGTCGTGCCGGAGCGCTTCTGCCTGCCGGCGCTCGCCGCCGCGGGGTCGATGACGTTGAGTGTCTACGTCCTGCAGATCGCCTACCTCGCCTGGTACGTGCGTGAGCTGCATCCCAGCGAACGCGACGACGCGTGGGGCAACGTCGGCGTCCTGTGCGTCGGCGCCCTCGTGTTGCCGATGGCGTGGCGCTCGCTGGTCTCGCGCGAACCGTGGTCGCGTGGGCCCCTTGAGGGCGCGACGGCCGCCGTCACCCGCGGCATCCGCTGA
- a CDS encoding TIGR03960 family B12-binding radical SAM protein produces MSGESVFHDLEPLLEQVNKPIQYVGGELNAQVKDWNCGGYGPDGQELTTRWALMYPDAYEVGVPNQGVMILYEVLNERDDALAERTYSMWPDMEAKMREAGVPQFTVDGHRSVRDFDVLGMSFSTELGYTNMLTALDLGGIPLHADERTIDDPIVLAGGHSAFNPEPIADFIDAAVIGDGEEAVLLITDIIKEWKLAERPGGRRGLLLELARTGSVYVPSMYEVDYLPDGRIQRVVLSEEAHGVPWRVAKHTVMDLDEWPYPKQPLVPMAESVHERMSVEIFRGCTRGCRFCQAGMITRPVRERSITGIGEMVEKGLAATGFEEVGLLSLSSADHTEIAEISKGLADRYEGTQTGLSLPSTRVDAFNIDLANELTRNGRRSGLTFAPEGGSERIRKVINKMVSEDDLINTVAAAYGAGWRQVKLYFMCGLPTETDEDVLQIADMARRVIETGRQVSGRKDIRCTVSIGGFVPKPHTPFQWCAQLSAEATDERLKKLKDAIRADKKFGSSIGMRYHDGKPGIVEGLLSRGDRRVGAVIEAVWRDGGRFDGWSEHFSYERWMEQADAVFAASEHPIDVDWYTTRERGELEVLPWDHLDSGLDKDWLWQDWQDALSEEEVDDCRWTPCFDCGVCPQMDTDIQIGPTGKTLLPLTVLGEGAKKLAAADHAH; encoded by the coding sequence ATGTCTGGTGAGTCTGTCTTCCACGATCTCGAGCCGCTGCTGGAGCAGGTGAACAAGCCGATCCAGTACGTCGGTGGCGAGCTCAACGCCCAGGTCAAGGACTGGAACTGCGGCGGCTACGGCCCCGACGGACAGGAGCTGACGACGCGCTGGGCCCTCATGTACCCCGACGCCTACGAGGTCGGCGTGCCCAACCAGGGCGTCATGATCCTGTACGAAGTGCTCAACGAGCGTGACGACGCGCTCGCCGAGCGCACCTACTCCATGTGGCCGGACATGGAGGCGAAGATGCGTGAGGCGGGCGTGCCGCAGTTCACCGTCGACGGCCACCGCAGCGTGCGCGACTTCGACGTGCTCGGCATGTCGTTCTCGACCGAGCTCGGCTACACGAACATGCTGACGGCGCTCGACCTCGGCGGAATCCCCCTGCACGCCGACGAGCGCACGATCGACGACCCGATCGTCCTCGCGGGCGGGCACTCGGCGTTCAACCCCGAGCCGATCGCCGACTTCATCGACGCCGCCGTCATCGGTGACGGCGAAGAGGCCGTCCTGCTCATCACCGACATCATCAAGGAGTGGAAGCTCGCCGAGCGCCCCGGCGGGCGTCGCGGGCTGCTGCTCGAACTCGCGCGCACGGGCAGCGTCTACGTGCCGTCGATGTACGAGGTCGACTACCTGCCCGACGGGCGCATCCAGCGTGTCGTGCTGAGCGAGGAGGCGCACGGTGTGCCGTGGCGCGTCGCGAAGCACACCGTCATGGATCTCGACGAGTGGCCTTACCCGAAGCAGCCGCTCGTGCCGATGGCCGAGTCCGTCCACGAGCGGATGAGCGTCGAGATCTTCCGCGGCTGCACGCGTGGTTGCCGTTTCTGCCAGGCCGGCATGATCACGCGCCCCGTGCGCGAGCGTTCGATCACAGGCATCGGCGAGATGGTCGAGAAGGGCCTCGCCGCGACCGGCTTCGAGGAGGTGGGCCTGCTCTCGCTGAGCTCCGCCGACCACACCGAGATCGCCGAGATCTCCAAGGGCCTCGCCGACCGCTACGAGGGCACGCAGACGGGTCTGTCGCTGCCGTCGACGCGCGTCGACGCGTTCAACATCGACCTCGCCAACGAGCTGACGCGCAACGGCCGCCGCTCGGGTCTGACGTTCGCGCCCGAGGGCGGCAGCGAGCGCATCCGCAAGGTCATCAACAAGATGGTCTCCGAGGACGACCTCATCAACACCGTTGCCGCCGCATACGGCGCGGGCTGGCGTCAGGTGAAGCTGTACTTCATGTGCGGCCTGCCCACCGAGACCGACGAGGACGTCCTGCAGATCGCCGACATGGCGCGCCGCGTCATCGAGACCGGGCGCCAGGTGAGCGGCCGCAAGGACATCCGCTGCACCGTCTCCATCGGCGGGTTCGTACCGAAGCCGCACACGCCGTTCCAGTGGTGCGCTCAGCTGTCGGCCGAGGCCACGGACGAGCGGCTCAAGAAGCTCAAGGACGCCATCCGAGCCGACAAGAAGTTCGGTTCGAGCATCGGCATGCGCTACCACGACGGCAAGCCCGGCATCGTCGAGGGCCTGCTGAGCCGCGGCGACCGCCGCGTCGGCGCCGTCATCGAGGCCGTGTGGCGTGACGGCGGCCGCTTCGACGGCTGGAGCGAGCACTTCAGCTACGAGCGCTGGATGGAGCAGGCCGACGCGGTCTTCGCAGCCTCCGAGCACCCGATCGACGTCGACTGGTACACGACGCGTGAGCGCGGCGAGCTCGAGGTGCTGCCCTGGGATCACCTCGACTCCGGTCTCGACAAGGACTGGCTGTGGCAGGACTGGCAGGATGCCCTCTCCGAGGAAGAAGTCGACGACTGCCGCTGGACGCCGTGCTTCGACTGCGGCGTGTGCCCGCAGATGGACACCGACATCCAGATCGGCCCCACGGGCAAGACGCTGCTGCCGCTCACCGTCCTCGGTGAGGGTGCGAAGAAGTTGGCCGCCGCTGACCACGCGCACTGA
- a CDS encoding threonine aldolase family protein has product MKHEPFEALHDTARRDFASDNYAGMHPRVVEALAAANGGHQGAYGADDYTQRLQEVVRGHFGDDAIAYPVFNGTGANVLALQSMLPRWGAVIAATTAHIHVDEGGAPERTGGLKLLTVETEDGKLTPELIDREAWGFGDEHRAQAGVVSITQSSELGTLYTPDEIAAIAEHSHRLGLKVHLDGARLSNAAAALEVPLRAITTDAGVDAISLGGTKNGAMLAEAVVALTPEACAGLGFSRKFLMQLTSKMRFVSAQLLALYDGELWRENATQANAAARRLRAGIEAEQARGALGEVAFTQPTQVNAVFATLPADVANRLRESYRFYDWDEARGEVRWMCSFDTRDEDVDAFVAALVAASRRGGETGSA; this is encoded by the coding sequence ATGAAGCACGAACCGTTCGAGGCGCTGCACGACACCGCGCGGCGCGACTTCGCGTCCGACAACTACGCGGGGATGCACCCCCGCGTCGTCGAGGCGCTCGCCGCGGCCAACGGCGGCCACCAGGGCGCCTACGGTGCGGACGACTACACGCAGCGGCTGCAGGAGGTCGTGCGGGGCCACTTCGGTGACGACGCGATCGCCTACCCGGTCTTCAACGGCACGGGCGCGAACGTCCTCGCGCTGCAGTCGATGCTGCCGCGCTGGGGCGCCGTCATCGCCGCGACGACGGCGCACATCCATGTCGACGAGGGTGGCGCGCCGGAGCGCACCGGCGGGCTCAAGCTGCTCACGGTCGAGACCGAGGACGGCAAGCTCACCCCAGAACTCATCGACCGCGAGGCATGGGGTTTCGGGGACGAGCACCGCGCCCAGGCCGGCGTCGTGTCGATCACGCAGTCGAGCGAACTGGGTACGCTCTACACGCCCGACGAGATCGCCGCGATCGCCGAACACTCGCACCGATTGGGGCTGAAGGTGCACCTCGACGGCGCGCGGTTGTCGAACGCCGCCGCCGCGCTGGAGGTGCCGCTGCGCGCCATCACGACGGACGCCGGCGTCGACGCCATCAGCCTCGGTGGCACGAAGAACGGCGCGATGCTCGCCGAGGCCGTCGTGGCGCTGACGCCCGAGGCGTGTGCGGGGCTCGGGTTCTCGCGCAAGTTCCTCATGCAGCTGACGTCGAAGATGCGCTTCGTCTCCGCGCAGTTGCTCGCGCTCTACGACGGTGAGCTGTGGCGCGAGAACGCGACGCAGGCCAACGCTGCGGCGCGGCGCCTGCGGGCCGGGATCGAGGCCGAGCAGGCGCGCGGTGCGCTCGGTGAGGTCGCGTTCACGCAGCCGACGCAGGTCAACGCCGTCTTCGCGACGCTGCCGGCCGACGTCGCGAACCGACTGCGCGAGAGCTACCGGTTCTACGACTGGGACGAGGCACGCGGCGAGGTGCGCTGGATGTGCTCGTTCGACACCCGCGACGAGGACGTCGACGCGTTCGTCGCCGCGCTCGTGGCGGCGTCACGCCGTGGAGGTGAGACGGGCAGCGCCTGA